gtaaggtgaggaaggcaaaacgttacttaatccacctttaggtggttggtgccttcctcatattcataaagtcaatacattcagtaaaaatagcaattttcctCTTaacttgttgaaaaaatcaactttattacttatttcttttgataggattcgcagaccttcaatatttctggcttatcggcaaggtctgataaaaaacctatccaacgatagttcacatggaagattcagacaatatttctatcacaatatctgaaatccggcctccaaaaagtgtataataaataacatttaagtgctaataacttttgatagggtagtcagatccttgatgttttaggctcatttgaaagatctttcgattatctaactaacgatgggtcgcatgatggacccggacatcatttttattaaaatatctgagaaccggccttcaaaaagtgtataaataacacttaagtgctaataacttttgatagggttgtcagatgttttgggctcattggaaaggtcttgtcacctttctgaaaatgtataacatgatttgttttcttacaaaaactaccctttttgcaatcttccggacatatgccaaaatcattattttagcataaattttaaagtacttaactaaactttctgagtttaaatagagacctatgggaccccaagacggatcgaatgagactaatacggtcaaaatccgttcatccagtccggagataatcgagtgacatttttttttttgtccacccacctacacacatccacacagacatttgctcagaacatgattctgagtcgatatgtatacgtgaaggtgggtctacgaagtcaaattaataagttaatttttcgagtgattttatagcctttcctcagtaaggtaaatccaagaaattttgatttgaaaacgaaactattggcactacgccccccggggcatggccttcctctaacgtgggatttctgctccagcgcctctgacgagacaggagaaaccgggaccgacgttttacttcaccatccgatagaagctcagtggataaggcgggaatcgaacccgcgtctcatagcatcatcgggatcggcattTTGATTTGagttattgcaaatatgtttgaAGAATTTGTCTCTGGTAAAGTGGTGGTAAAAATGGAACCTAatcaaactgattttttcattgaaaaaaataaataattaaacagttaaatactgacaacAAGACGAATaaacattgattcaaaaattcaatatcaaaatattaaatattaatattaaacgaattctttgatttttcaaagattatttttttatgtttctactttgaatcaaaattgaagtattttttttttggaaatttgttgttaagtttctgtattttttcaaaaaatggcatcagactttatttaaattaaatcagatttttgtttttgattgttgatatttactttttaataaagagtttttttttaaatcatttttaagataAGAAATGGCTATTATTTAAGTTTCTGAAAAAgcatggaattaaaaaaaaaaaggaattaaGTGGTCACCCTGGGAAAGAAAACAGTCatgtttttatgtatttttagaaaaagtatttgaaagacctttccgatgatcccaaaagattgaagatctgacagacccatcaaaagttatgagcacttaggtGTATTGTGATACACTTTCTTATGGCcgaatataagttttttttaatcaaaaacttCCAAAATCGGGTCCGATTTTTTGGAATATGTTAGTTTTATAAAGTAACTTTGAGTTATCGTCAGTTATCGTGGATAAAGATAGAttcttttacaatttttactgtttgtGTTTATAAAGCGTGATTTTCCGTCAATATTGAATATTTCGGATTTCTAAAGTAAAACACCAAAATCATTCTTACAACTTgttcttatttttaatcaacaaaGCTTAAAAGTTCTTCGCAATCGGATGCTCGAAGCAGTAGCCCTTCTGCCGGAACAGATACCGCGCCATCCCGTCGTAGTTCGCATCGTTCGTCACAAACTGTCCCTGCTCGAGGTCCTTGGCGAGCCGGTGCACGCGTTCGCTGGCCTCCCGACAGAACGTGTTCGCCAGCTGAATCTCGTGGTCGGCGTGCTTCAGGCCGATGCAGTACGAGCGCGAGGCCCGGCTGGCGGTGGCCACCATGGCGTACAGCAGGACGGCCACGTCCGCCACCCGCACCAGCTCGATGTGGCGCTGGATGATTTCGGTGCCGTGCCGGGACAGGGCGCACTCGACGGCCAGTTTGAGCCGCACGACGGAGAACTCGATCCAGTGGGCTGCAGCGTCCAGGGACGGATGGAGGAAGTGCTCCAGGTTGCAGAACTGCTTCGGGGTGTCGATCGTGTTCTTCTCGAAGAGGCGGGAGATGACGTGGGACGGGTTCATGGCCGGGTTGCGATCTTTGCGGATCGTTTCGTGGGTTGAGGAGCCGGCGTGCTGTAGACCGGCGAGGGCCACGTAGAACTTGATGGAATCTAGTGTTTCTCCGTTGCCGAAGAACTGCAGGGAATCGCGGAGAAGTTGTTCGAATGTTGACCCTTGCACGAGCGCTTGTGGTCCGACGAACTTGAGGGGGAGCAGCGCCAACTGGAGGAGTCGTTCGCCGGTGAAGATCTTCGTGATGGCCGCCTCCATTTCGGCGTCCTGCCCATCGAAGTCGTCCAGCAGTCCGGTCGTCATGTAGATCATGCTTTCGGCCGCGTAAATGGCCGCACTGGCCTTGGCCAACTCTTCGCGGATGTTTTCAATGTCCATCAGGTGGCCACCGCCGGTTTTGGTTTCGATGCAGTACTTGGTCAGTTGGTTGAGGAACTTTTTCATCTGCTGAACTCCCAGCACGGACGTTTGAACGCGGGTTGACTTGAGCAGTTCGACCAGCACCTGGCTTCCGTTGCCCTCGGTACCAATGATGTTGGCGTTCGAGACCTCCACGTTCTTGAAGCTGACCGAAACCTGCTTAACTCCGTTCAATCCAAGTGTCTCGTCCGCCTCGCTCCTCTTAACCCCGTTGGCATTGGCATCCACCAGGAACGCCGTAATGGTCGTGTCCAGTTCGTTCATCTGCTCGACCGGCTTCGTCGAGGCCAACACCAGCAACCACCGGGCCCGGTCCCCGTCCAGCACAAACGACTTCTCCCCGTTCAACAACCAACCCTGACTCGTTGCCCCAAGCGTGGCCACCGTCCCAAACATGGTCCCCCCCGTCGGCGCTTCCCGCTCAAACAACGCCGCACTAACCGTACTCTCCCCTCCACTCAACTCCCCCAACAACCGCTCCTTAACCCCCTCCGACCCAAACCGCGTCACCAGCTGGACAATCGCATTATGCTGACCGGCCACCAACCCCAACCCCAAATCCCTCCCCCCAATAACCTCGTTAAAATACGCCAACTCCGTCTCGATCAGCGCCCTCCCCCCGAAATTCAACGGCGACTGCAGCGCAAACACGCCCAAACCTCCCAACGCCCTCCCCCCGTCCTCAAACGGTTCCCGCTCGGCCACGCACCGCGCCTGCTCGTCCCGGTTCAGCGATTCCGGATACACCAGCAGATCCGTGTCCACCACCCCCACGAACATGTTCTTCATCAGCGGTCCGCGCTTCTCCAGCCGCTGGTGCTGCGGCTTCGTGTTGATCCGGATTTCATCCGACGACCCGTCGTAATCCTGGTCCTGCTGCTGCGACGGAACGGTTGATTTTGGACGAAAGTTTGAAGTAAGCGCCGCACGGCAATGGTGAAATAGCCGCGGAAGCGTGCCGCCACTACGGGCAAGGGACAGCATTCTCGACGAGGGCACGGGAATCACGGAATCGGCGGCGATTTGAAGTTGGATTTTGTTACGCAAAAACCGCACACGACCGGCGGAGCCGAATgcgaaatcaaaacaaacacgcAGAACTGTCAGAACTGCGGAAAGTCCGGAAAGTCGCTTCAGAAACGTTCAACTTGTGTTGAAATCCTGAAATTTACCCAAACTTGGCGATTGTCGGAAAACGTAATTTAGAGTAGGTCCATGCAGTCAgtctaaaaaaaaacgaaaaaaaaacggctATGAGCCGCATGAAAAACAACTTTTGCGAGAAAGCAAATTTTTCatgcaaacaaaccaacttctgtGGCACCTCGTGGTTTGGATGTATCGGtaaatattaaagaaaaatttaaGAAGAATTCAATTTCTAGTATTTccaacaaaacaataaaaaaaattaagctaaaCGAACTGGTTAACGAAcgttttaatgaatttcaaaacatttaaaaaaattatagaatgaGAAATCTTTTAAACTTCTTCTTTTTATTCCTAAATTTTTGTATGTACAATGgtaaaaaaacgattaaaaactcTTTCTGAAcacttcttgagttttttttttggtttttgaaaaggtcccatAAACTATTGTGTTCACGATTGTGTTTTATATATGTTTatatataaggctttctagtcagaaatttaccaacacattcaaagtatgtttacattacactcaaaatcagaagtaccccgcaaaaagggttctatctaccctttatctgtcatcccaaagaaaaaaaaccctttttgagggttacttccacccttttgcaaagggttactaccggtaaacttgaaaaaaggatttgcatcaggtttcctatctctttctagcaaaagtatTTTGTCATGCGACTTCTAGCTAGTTTTTTTGAccgaccgcccgatatgtcagccaacatacttcgcagggctgtgacagctcgagctcgatcattgtttgcatcaggacactgtggcgagaagttcgtcatttttgggttaaattatatttttttcactgggcctagaaagccttataaattaaaagtgagagtgtgccatgggaaccttcacagcaactgcacagaaagtttaactccatgatgCACACACTCGCacatttaatttctcgatagacttaaggctagtatgcagatcggaaggaaaggggtcaagaaacagctttacgaacagcagaacaaaggagagggagcgatttcttggggcttttcttcaccctctctggcttgctttagctgccgctgctgcccatttgattttttttcttgaccggttccttccgaagtgcatataccggtttatttaaaaaaaaaacagctaaattaaaaaaaatataagttttaataattataaataaaagtATAAGTCTAGAAATTACAATCAatcttttaaattctaaaaattctcaaaatgctaaaatttctgaaaaaaaaagatttctaaaaataaaataaaaaccttgATAAAAACacttcttaaatttattttaaacattataaTATAtctgaaaaacttcaaaaattaattaaattcaaagtaataaaattcttaaaatagcTAAAATGTGAAACTCGTattaaaatcgctaaaaaataaaaaaaagtttctttattgcaaattatatccatataaaaatctctaaaaatgtGATTACCTTAActgaaaaaattcaaacaaacatttaaaaaaaaatccttaattaAAAGatggtaaaatttaaaaaaacaaactataaacatgctttaaaattctaaatcttatttttttaatgaaaataaatcttAATGATTCTAtgaattttcaattctcaaaatttctgaaaaaaataaaataataaggttttaaaaaataaaaactcacatttttataaatttctagtCTTTATAATACATCAAGTAATACACTGAAACCCCGTTGGTatgacaccaattgttgtctaacgaacggggtcactgttagtttgacaccctcgtTTTGTTTGATAGTAAATGTGAGTCCCGTGTTAGTTTGACTTTTTCAAACCATGGTTGCTACgggatacaaactaaaaagtttcaaacgaaaaagttaccaaccacagggggttgagtgtaaatcTTCTAACagccaaaattatttaaaatctaaaattctaaaaattcttgaagtgaaaaaaaaacaaaaactcgtATAAAAATCGCCAGAAATACAAAAGTTGTTTAATTGTCACAAATTT
This is a stretch of genomic DNA from Culex pipiens pallens isolate TS chromosome 1, TS_CPP_V2, whole genome shotgun sequence. It encodes these proteins:
- the LOC120422083 gene encoding complex I assembly factor ACAD9, mitochondrial, which gives rise to MLSLARSGGTLPRLFHHCRAALTSNFRPKSTVPSQQQDQDYDGSSDEIRINTKPQHQRLEKRGPLMKNMFVGVVDTDLLVYPESLNRDEQARCVAEREPFEDGGRALGGLGVFALQSPLNFGGRALIETELAYFNEVIGGRDLGLGLVAGQHNAIVQLVTRFGSEGVKERLLGELSGGESTVSAALFEREAPTGGTMFGTVATLGATSQGWLLNGEKSFVLDGDRARWLLVLASTKPVEQMNELDTTITAFLVDANANGVKRSEADETLGLNGVKQVSVSFKNVEVSNANIIGTEGNGSQVLVELLKSTRVQTSVLGVQQMKKFLNQLTKYCIETKTGGGHLMDIENIREELAKASAAIYAAESMIYMTTGLLDDFDGQDAEMEAAITKIFTGERLLQLALLPLKFVGPQALVQGSTFEQLLRDSLQFFGNGETLDSIKFYVALAGLQHAGSSTHETIRKDRNPAMNPSHVISRLFEKNTIDTPKQFCNLEHFLHPSLDAAAHWIEFSVVRLKLAVECALSRHGTEIIQRHIELVRVADVAVLLYAMVATASRASRSYCIGLKHADHEIQLANTFCREASERVHRLAKDLEQGQFVTNDANYDGMARYLFRQKGYCFEHPIAKNF